From Cucumis melo cultivar AY chromosome 1, USDA_Cmelo_AY_1.0, whole genome shotgun sequence, a single genomic window includes:
- the LOC103499933 gene encoding cytokinin riboside 5'-monophosphate phosphoribohydrolase LOG1-like isoform X2, giving the protein MEGTGQSSTSEQKLGRFKRVCVFCGSKAGYKSTYAEATVELGKVLVEKKIDLVYGGGSVGLMGLISKTVFSGGSHVLGVIPKALLPHEISGETVGEVKTVADMHQRKSEMAKHADAFVALPGGYGTMEELLEMITWAQLGIHDKPVGLLNVDGYYDGLLALFDKGVEEGFIDNSARKIVEYVAVHNKVAPRQRWEVDQLSESTQSGQSMKS; this is encoded by the exons ATGGAGGGAACAGGGCAATCCTCAACAAGTGAACAGAAATTGGGAAGGTTCAAAAGAGTGTGTGTATTCTGTGGTAGCAAAGCTGGATACAAGTCTACATATGCTGAAGCCACGGTAGAGCTTGGTAAAGTACTG GTTGAGAAAAAAATAGACTTGGTTTATGGGGGAGGAAGTGTAGGCCTAATGGGTTTGATTTCTAAAACTGTATTTTCTGGAGGAAGTCATGTTCTTGG AGTGATTCCCAAGGCACTTTTGCCTCATGAG ATATCAGGCGAAACTGTCGGCGAAGTGAAAACTGTGGCAGATATGCACCAAAGGAAGTCAGAAATGGCCAAACATGCTGATGCATTTGTAGCACTTCCAG GTGGCTATGGAACTATGGAAGAATTACTAGAGATGATAACTTGGGCTCAGCTAGGAATTCATGACAAGCCA GTAGGATTGCTAAATGTGGATGGATACTATGACGGCTTGCTTGCCTTATTTGACAAAGGAGTGGAGGAAGGCTTCATAGACAATTCAGCTAGGAAAATAGTG GAGTATGTGGCTGTCCATAACAAGGTTGCACCCAGACAAAGATGGGAAGTGGACCAATTATCAGAGTCTACTCAAAGTGGGCAATCCATGAAATCTTAG
- the LOC103499932 gene encoding actin-related protein 7 isoform X2 produces the protein MEAAVVDPGSKLLKAGPAIPDQAPSMIIPTHMKRMPEDESVTENSQFEDVTVDPVVRGFIKDWDAMEDLLHHVLYTGLGWEIGNEGQILFTDPLSTPKAIREQLVQLMFETFNISGFYASEQAVLSLYAVGRISGCTVDIGHGKIDIAPVIEGAVHHIASRRIEIGGIDLTRLLAQELGKSHPMVNISTADVEKIKELYACCAEDELAYSKIGDSCQLETHTLPDGQVITVGRERYTVGEALFQPQILGLDTHGIVEQLVRTISTVSSDNHRQLLENTVLCGGTSSMTGFEERFQKEASLCSSAVRPSLVKAPEYMPENLSLYSAWIGGAILAKVVFPQNQHITKADYDENGPSIVHRKCF, from the exons ATGGAAGCTGCTGTGGTTGACCCTGGCTCCAAGCTTCTCAAAGCCGGACCTGCCATACCGGATCAAGCACCCTCTATG ATAATTCCTACCCATATGAAACGTATGCCGGAGGATGAATCAGTAACTGAGAATTCACAATTTGAGGACGTGACTGTTGATCCTGTTGTTCGGGGCTTCATCAAGGATTGGGATGCTATGGAGGATTTGTTGCACCATGTTTTATATACTGGACTTGGATGGGAAATTGGCAATGAAGGACAGATATTGTTTACAGATCCACTTTCCACCCCCAAG GCTATCAGAGAGCAGTTGGTGCAATTGATGTTTGAGACATTCAACATCTCAGGATTTTATGCATCTGAACAAGCTGTATTGTCACTTTATGCTGTAGGGCGTATATCAGGATGCACTGTTGATATTGGTCATGGGAAAATAG ATATTGCACCAGTAATTGAAGGAGCTGTTCATCACATTGCATCAAGAAGAATTGAAATTGGAGGCATTGACTTGACAAGGTTACTTGCACAAGAACTTGGAAAATCTCACCCAATGGTGAATATCAGCACAGCTGATGttgagaaaataaaagaattatATGCTTGCTGTGCTGAAGATGAGTTGGCTTATTCAAAAATTGGTGACTCATGCCAGCTTGAAACACACACCCTCCCCGATGGGCAG GTAATAACCGTTGGAAGAGAGAGATATACTGTCGGTGAGGCATTGTTTCAGCCACAAATTTTGGGTTTGGACACACATGGAATTGTCGAGCAGCTTGTTCGGACTATTTCAACCGTATCATCTGATAACCACCGGCAACTACTGGAAAACACCGTTCTATGTGGAGGCACTTCTTCAATGACTG GATTTGAAGAAAGATTTCAGAAAGAAGCAAGTCTTTGTTCATCTGCTGTTCGTCCTTCTCTTGTGAAG GCTCCAGAATACATGCCAGAGAATTTATCCTTGTATTCAGCATGGATTGGAGGTGCTATACTTGCCAAGGTTGTCTTCCCACAAAATCAGCATATAACCAAGGCAGACTATGATGAAAACGGGCCTTCAATTGTTCATCGGAAGTGCTTCTAA
- the LOC103499933 gene encoding cytokinin riboside 5'-monophosphate phosphoribohydrolase LOG1-like isoform X3 has product MGLISKTVFSGGSHVLGVIPKALLPHEISGETVGEVKTVADMHQRKSEMAKHADAFVALPGGYGTMEELLEMITWAQLGIHDKPVGLLNVDGYYDGLLALFDKGVEEGFIDNSARKIVVIANMADELIKRMEEYVAVHNKVAPRQRWEVDQLSESTQSGQSMKS; this is encoded by the exons ATGGGTTTGATTTCTAAAACTGTATTTTCTGGAGGAAGTCATGTTCTTGG AGTGATTCCCAAGGCACTTTTGCCTCATGAG ATATCAGGCGAAACTGTCGGCGAAGTGAAAACTGTGGCAGATATGCACCAAAGGAAGTCAGAAATGGCCAAACATGCTGATGCATTTGTAGCACTTCCAG GTGGCTATGGAACTATGGAAGAATTACTAGAGATGATAACTTGGGCTCAGCTAGGAATTCATGACAAGCCA GTAGGATTGCTAAATGTGGATGGATACTATGACGGCTTGCTTGCCTTATTTGACAAAGGAGTGGAGGAAGGCTTCATAGACAATTCAGCTAGGAAAATAGTGGTAATAGCAAACATGGCTGATGAGCTGATAAAAAGAATGGAG GAGTATGTGGCTGTCCATAACAAGGTTGCACCCAGACAAAGATGGGAAGTGGACCAATTATCAGAGTCTACTCAAAGTGGGCAATCCATGAAATCTTAG
- the LOC103499932 gene encoding actin-related protein 7 isoform X1, with amino-acid sequence MEAAVVDPGSKLLKAGPAIPDQAPSMIIPTHMKRMPEDESVTENSQFEDVTVDPVVRGFIKDWDAMEDLLHHVLYTGLGWEIGNEGQILFTDPLSTPKENERHSVFQAIREQLVQLMFETFNISGFYASEQAVLSLYAVGRISGCTVDIGHGKIDIAPVIEGAVHHIASRRIEIGGIDLTRLLAQELGKSHPMVNISTADVEKIKELYACCAEDELAYSKIGDSCQLETHTLPDGQVITVGRERYTVGEALFQPQILGLDTHGIVEQLVRTISTVSSDNHRQLLENTVLCGGTSSMTGFEERFQKEASLCSSAVRPSLVKAPEYMPENLSLYSAWIGGAILAKVVFPQNQHITKADYDENGPSIVHRKCF; translated from the exons ATGGAAGCTGCTGTGGTTGACCCTGGCTCCAAGCTTCTCAAAGCCGGACCTGCCATACCGGATCAAGCACCCTCTATG ATAATTCCTACCCATATGAAACGTATGCCGGAGGATGAATCAGTAACTGAGAATTCACAATTTGAGGACGTGACTGTTGATCCTGTTGTTCGGGGCTTCATCAAGGATTGGGATGCTATGGAGGATTTGTTGCACCATGTTTTATATACTGGACTTGGATGGGAAATTGGCAATGAAGGACAGATATTGTTTACAGATCCACTTTCCACCCCCAAG GAAAATGAGAGGCATTCTGTTTTCCAGGCTATCAGAGAGCAGTTGGTGCAATTGATGTTTGAGACATTCAACATCTCAGGATTTTATGCATCTGAACAAGCTGTATTGTCACTTTATGCTGTAGGGCGTATATCAGGATGCACTGTTGATATTGGTCATGGGAAAATAG ATATTGCACCAGTAATTGAAGGAGCTGTTCATCACATTGCATCAAGAAGAATTGAAATTGGAGGCATTGACTTGACAAGGTTACTTGCACAAGAACTTGGAAAATCTCACCCAATGGTGAATATCAGCACAGCTGATGttgagaaaataaaagaattatATGCTTGCTGTGCTGAAGATGAGTTGGCTTATTCAAAAATTGGTGACTCATGCCAGCTTGAAACACACACCCTCCCCGATGGGCAG GTAATAACCGTTGGAAGAGAGAGATATACTGTCGGTGAGGCATTGTTTCAGCCACAAATTTTGGGTTTGGACACACATGGAATTGTCGAGCAGCTTGTTCGGACTATTTCAACCGTATCATCTGATAACCACCGGCAACTACTGGAAAACACCGTTCTATGTGGAGGCACTTCTTCAATGACTG GATTTGAAGAAAGATTTCAGAAAGAAGCAAGTCTTTGTTCATCTGCTGTTCGTCCTTCTCTTGTGAAG GCTCCAGAATACATGCCAGAGAATTTATCCTTGTATTCAGCATGGATTGGAGGTGCTATACTTGCCAAGGTTGTCTTCCCACAAAATCAGCATATAACCAAGGCAGACTATGATGAAAACGGGCCTTCAATTGTTCATCGGAAGTGCTTCTAA
- the LOC103499933 gene encoding cytokinin riboside 5'-monophosphate phosphoribohydrolase LOG1-like isoform X1 — MEGTGQSSTSEQKLGRFKRVCVFCGSKAGYKSTYAEATVELGKVLVEKKIDLVYGGGSVGLMGLISKTVFSGGSHVLGVIPKALLPHEISGETVGEVKTVADMHQRKSEMAKHADAFVALPGGYGTMEELLEMITWAQLGIHDKPVGLLNVDGYYDGLLALFDKGVEEGFIDNSARKIVVIANMADELIKRMEEYVAVHNKVAPRQRWEVDQLSESTQSGQSMKS; from the exons ATGGAGGGAACAGGGCAATCCTCAACAAGTGAACAGAAATTGGGAAGGTTCAAAAGAGTGTGTGTATTCTGTGGTAGCAAAGCTGGATACAAGTCTACATATGCTGAAGCCACGGTAGAGCTTGGTAAAGTACTG GTTGAGAAAAAAATAGACTTGGTTTATGGGGGAGGAAGTGTAGGCCTAATGGGTTTGATTTCTAAAACTGTATTTTCTGGAGGAAGTCATGTTCTTGG AGTGATTCCCAAGGCACTTTTGCCTCATGAG ATATCAGGCGAAACTGTCGGCGAAGTGAAAACTGTGGCAGATATGCACCAAAGGAAGTCAGAAATGGCCAAACATGCTGATGCATTTGTAGCACTTCCAG GTGGCTATGGAACTATGGAAGAATTACTAGAGATGATAACTTGGGCTCAGCTAGGAATTCATGACAAGCCA GTAGGATTGCTAAATGTGGATGGATACTATGACGGCTTGCTTGCCTTATTTGACAAAGGAGTGGAGGAAGGCTTCATAGACAATTCAGCTAGGAAAATAGTGGTAATAGCAAACATGGCTGATGAGCTGATAAAAAGAATGGAG GAGTATGTGGCTGTCCATAACAAGGTTGCACCCAGACAAAGATGGGAAGTGGACCAATTATCAGAGTCTACTCAAAGTGGGCAATCCATGAAATCTTAG